The following are encoded in a window of Lampris incognitus isolate fLamInc1 chromosome 15, fLamInc1.hap2, whole genome shotgun sequence genomic DNA:
- the tmem244 gene encoding transmembrane protein 244, translated as MLLDYCCRCCGFTLIKRHGPFPLKTTPSDTWVVLQNLLMCMVSFYSLYYIVVSLCIGLLRVHEIDSLLAPFDYTTQPSWQNPKYMVSVISTEVTYVLGGLVFAWIVEEWVWDYAITVTLLHIAMTVAVMSDFPSAEHWWIALGSGLVMMIFGGQLLAYKLFRNNFVYPAELQNF; from the exons ATGTTGTTGGACTACTGCTGTCGTTGCTGTGGATTCACACTAATCAAACGCCATGGACCCTTTCCCCTCAAGACCACGCCCAGTGATACCTGG gtcgtTCTACAGAACTTGTTGATgtgcatggtgtccttctactcTCTCTACTACATCGTAGTCAGTCTCTGCATTGGACTGTTAag GGTTCATGAGATTGACAGCTTGTTGGCTCCATTTgactacacaacacaaccatcatgGCAAAACCCAAAGTACATGG TCAGTGTGATCTCCACGGAAGTGACCTATGTCTTAGGAGGCCTTGTGTTCGCCTGGATTGTGGAGGAGTGGGTTTGGGACTACGCCATTACCGTTACACTGCTGCATATAGCGATGACTGTGGCAG TAATGTCAGACTTCCCCTCTGCTGAGCACTGGTGGATAGCTCTGG GTTCAGGCTTGGTCATGATGATATTCGGAGGACAGCTCTTGGCATATAAGCTCTTCAGAAACAACTTTGTCTATCCAGCCGAACTGCAGAACTTCTGA